A window of Patescibacteria group bacterium contains these coding sequences:
- a CDS encoding phosphotransferase: MKTQLPEEITTLLKKHHYQVEQVLRVPDRGLIRSYVIVIGRQTGKKESLDHFRVTPDKNKYILKYFWQGSGESRKRFLRAIKFLLARERFPNNIKSHILPVIRYSFGDGGAKDTRPWMVTRHYAGKPLSNFMVDLGVTKGQFTISAFENFANFITSFLNTSSKELDLGFYDMHHAQAEIASYKKNNREILTEIEWQKLEDFVFCNNKVFNNLCISHRDLYPENLLFRDSDKVCQLGTHFKLIDWEYVSKVPVGWDPAFFGLLFWREKIWTDRIYALFYSRYKGRELDFNLSYRFCTAVLALRFLYQMTAFVPNYNKLPNADRIKFVEFLKERILSAISGSLLCPDEVKFMISGKIISRILNHYNIGEFKGYEVYHLSKGNTVFKLRTTMGSFVIRIYNSSRSLVFVKKELRLFFKLKSQGIPTYGVVNNLCNKPLSAITLYGKKRRVVVLTYIRGGSPTRHEVLPNVLQEAGATLKKIHALKVSHGDFSKRNVLFYKGKVSGVIDLEYGREKVSAKNLRKDLAKSVALWCMSVTLSKINISERVEFFLKGYWESSFTTNKVKRFVPQILKALDHEEKLHHQIYGEYGGESFKIIRQELIDICQRTF, encoded by the coding sequence ATGAAAACACAGCTTCCGGAGGAAATCACAACTCTTCTTAAAAAACATCACTATCAAGTAGAACAGGTTTTGCGCGTGCCAGATCGTGGGCTTATTAGGTCGTATGTGATTGTTATTGGGAGACAAACCGGAAAGAAAGAAAGCCTCGATCACTTTCGGGTGACACCCGATAAAAACAAGTATATTCTGAAATATTTTTGGCAGGGGAGCGGGGAATCCCGCAAAAGATTTTTGCGAGCGATTAAATTTTTGCTGGCTCGAGAGCGCTTTCCCAACAATATTAAATCGCATATCTTGCCAGTAATCCGTTATTCCTTTGGCGATGGCGGAGCAAAGGATACAAGACCTTGGATGGTAACAAGGCACTACGCGGGGAAACCGCTATCTAATTTTATGGTAGATTTGGGTGTGACAAAAGGTCAATTTACCATATCGGCGTTTGAGAATTTTGCTAACTTTATTACCTCGTTTCTTAATACTTCGTCAAAAGAACTCGATCTTGGGTTTTACGACATGCATCATGCGCAAGCAGAAATTGCATCTTACAAAAAAAATAATCGCGAAATATTAACGGAAATAGAATGGCAAAAATTAGAAGATTTTGTCTTTTGCAACAATAAAGTCTTTAATAATCTTTGTATTTCTCATCGCGATTTATATCCAGAAAACCTACTTTTTAGGGACAGCGATAAAGTATGTCAATTAGGCACCCATTTCAAGTTAATAGATTGGGAATATGTCTCGAAAGTCCCAGTTGGTTGGGATCCAGCTTTTTTTGGTCTGTTGTTTTGGAGAGAAAAAATCTGGACTGACAGGATATATGCGTTGTTTTATTCGCGCTATAAAGGTCGCGAATTAGATTTTAATCTCTCCTACAGATTTTGTACAGCGGTGCTGGCGCTACGCTTTTTGTATCAAATGACGGCTTTTGTTCCTAATTACAACAAATTACCCAATGCTGACCGCATCAAATTTGTTGAATTCTTAAAGGAGCGAATATTATCTGCCATCTCCGGCTCACTCCTCTGTCCTGATGAAGTAAAATTTATGATCTCGGGTAAAATAATAAGTCGCATTTTAAACCACTATAACATAGGGGAATTTAAAGGTTACGAGGTGTATCACTTAAGCAAAGGAAACACCGTTTTTAAGCTACGAACCACAATGGGATCGTTTGTCATAAGAATTTATAACAGTTCTCGGTCGCTGGTATTTGTCAAAAAAGAGTTACGATTATTCTTCAAGCTTAAATCACAGGGTATTCCGACATATGGTGTCGTAAATAATTTATGCAATAAGCCTCTTTCTGCAATAACATTATATGGCAAAAAGAGACGGGTTGTCGTGCTAACATATATTAGAGGGGGTAGTCCTACTCGTCATGAAGTACTACCCAATGTTTTACAAGAAGCAGGTGCCACGCTTAAAAAAATCCACGCTTTAAAAGTGTCACATGGTGACTTTAGCAAACGAAATGTATTATTTTATAAGGGTAAAGTATCTGGTGTCATCGATTTGGAGTATGGGCGAGAGAAAGTCAGTGCAAAAAATCTCCGCAAAGATTTAGCAAAAAGTGTGGCATTGTGGTGCATGAGCGTCACACTTTCTAAAATCAACATTAGCGAGCGAGTCGAGTTTTTCTTAAAAGGTTATTGGGAAAGTTCGTTTACGACAAACAAAGTCAAACGGTTTGTTCCTCAAATACTAAAAGCTCTCGATCATGAGGAAAAGCTTCATCACCAAATTTATGGAGAGTATGGGGGAGAGAGCTTTAAGATTATTCGTCAAGAGCTAATTGATATATGTCAGCGTACTTTTTAG
- a CDS encoding glycogen synthase yields MNVLFAASECAPVVKVGGLGDVVGSLPIALDQIDINCAVVIPAYKPLIDSQATLFTNRLLHTEVKFGEKAEPVNVFKTVIPKTKIPLYLIQNDTYLSNGGIYFDATAFVTSQGEIDRFAFFSKALAQVFLDEPGCDFKPDVIHCHDWHTGFVPKLVADIVPTVFTIHNLANQGFSSVDVAQKLGLDINKSKILSWDALDSNLDFIMQGILNSTFITTVSPTYAREILTPIFGEGLHEVLEAREGRLYGILNGIDCSVWNPEKDPYIKPNFNLKSLDKKQECKVALQTALDLPSTPKKPILAVVSRLTTQKGIDMIISLMDEILGLGCQLVVLGTGDPSLENKLRIKEAELAKEGLFEARVLLEYNEELAHKIYAGSDIFLVPSRFEPCGLTQMIAMRYGTIPLVRQVGGLADSVVSGKTGFSFVNFNDSEFLDALKRALNYYSYKDEWRKLVTNAMEQDFSWAESAKKYADIYQLALDE; encoded by the coding sequence ATGAATGTACTATTTGCCGCTTCGGAATGCGCGCCAGTGGTTAAGGTTGGTGGGCTCGGCGATGTGGTAGGTTCCCTGCCCATTGCCCTTGACCAAATTGACATAAATTGCGCTGTAGTAATTCCCGCATATAAACCGCTAATTGATTCCCAAGCCACTTTATTTACCAACAGGTTGCTCCACACAGAAGTTAAGTTCGGGGAGAAAGCAGAACCGGTTAATGTTTTTAAAACCGTGATCCCCAAAACCAAAATTCCTCTCTATTTAATTCAAAACGATACCTATTTGTCCAATGGGGGGATTTATTTTGATGCTACCGCCTTTGTAACTTCTCAAGGAGAAATTGATCGCTTTGCTTTTTTTTCCAAAGCTCTTGCCCAAGTGTTTTTAGACGAACCCGGTTGTGATTTTAAACCCGATGTCATCCATTGTCACGATTGGCACACCGGATTTGTGCCAAAATTGGTTGCTGATATTGTTCCCACCGTTTTTACCATTCACAATTTAGCCAACCAAGGTTTTAGTTCAGTGGATGTTGCGCAAAAGTTGGGGCTTGATATAAACAAAAGCAAAATTCTTTCGTGGGACGCGCTTGACTCTAACCTTGATTTTATCATGCAGGGAATACTGAACTCTACCTTTATTACCACAGTTTCACCAACTTACGCCAGAGAAATCTTAACTCCTATTTTTGGCGAAGGTTTGCACGAAGTGCTAGAAGCTCGAGAAGGGCGCCTTTATGGCATTCTAAATGGAATAGATTGTAGTGTTTGGAACCCAGAAAAAGACCCCTATATAAAGCCCAATTTTAATCTAAAATCGTTGGACAAAAAACAGGAATGCAAGGTTGCTCTTCAAACAGCCCTAGATCTCCCCAGTACTCCAAAAAAGCCTATCCTTGCGGTTGTTTCTAGACTTACCACCCAAAAGGGCATTGATATGATAATTTCTTTAATGGATGAGATTTTAGGGCTTGGTTGTCAGCTTGTTGTCTTAGGAACTGGCGACCCGTCGCTGGAAAACAAATTAAGAATAAAAGAGGCAGAACTTGCTAAAGAAGGTCTATTTGAGGCAAGGGTTCTACTAGAATATAACGAGGAATTGGCCCATAAAATTTATGCCGGATCTGACATATTTTTAGTACCTTCCCGCTTTGAGCCTTGTGGCTTAACACAAATGATTGCAATGCGTTATGGAACAATTCCATTAGTACGACAAGTTGGTGGACTTGCCGACTCCGTAGTGTCGGGAAAAACTGGATTTAGCTTTGTAAATTTTAACGACTCCGAATTTTTGGATGCCTTAAAAAGAGCCCTGAACTACTATTCGTACAAAGACGAATGGCGTAAATTAGTGACAAACGCCATGGAACAGGATTTTAGCTGGGCGGAATCGGCTAAAAAGTACGCTGACATATATCAATTAGCTCTTGACGAATAA
- the rplL gene encoding 50S ribosomal protein L7/L12, whose translation MAEEKKEAKLTATAEKVLEMVEKMTILELNDLVKAMEEKFGITANAPIAVAEPAVSTEVATPAEEKTEFDVVLTATGEKKIDVIKAVRELNQTLGLIEAKNLVESAPKVILEKAKKEAAEEAKKKLEAAGAKVELK comes from the coding sequence ATGGCAGAAGAAAAAAAGGAAGCTAAGCTTACAGCAACCGCTGAAAAAGTCCTCGAGATGGTCGAAAAAATGACTATTTTGGAACTTAATGACCTAGTTAAAGCAATGGAAGAGAAATTTGGAATTACAGCCAACGCGCCCATCGCAGTTGCTGAACCAGCAGTATCCACAGAAGTGGCTACGCCAGCCGAGGAAAAAACCGAGTTTGATGTGGTCTTAACCGCAACAGGAGAAAAGAAAATTGATGTGATTAAGGCTGTGAGAGAATTAAACCAGACATTGGGATTAATTGAGGCTAAAAACTTAGTCGAAAGCGCGCCAAAAGTAATTTTGGAAAAAGCTAAAAAAGAGGCTGCGGAAGAGGCTAAAAAGAAGCTCGAAGCCGCAGGTGCTAAAGTAGAGTTAAAATAA
- the rplJ gene encoding 50S ribosomal protein L10, which produces MAKTLDQKKKELHIIKDNLQKAKSVVFADFKGIPTESLNKLKNTLIAKNSTFAVYKNTLIEKAINGLKLPTVTLSGPTALVYSFEDALTAIKELFKAQKEGLALEIRQAFLEGRLLNTAEVEQVSKLPNREQLLGQVLSGFNAPLVGFTGSLAGVQRKFLYAINSLKEKKV; this is translated from the coding sequence ATGGCAAAAACGCTAGATCAAAAGAAAAAAGAGCTACACATTATCAAAGATAATCTGCAAAAGGCCAAATCTGTTGTCTTTGCGGATTTTAAAGGCATTCCAACCGAAAGCTTGAACAAGCTAAAAAACACCTTAATTGCTAAAAATAGCACATTCGCGGTTTATAAAAACACCTTGATAGAAAAAGCTATCAACGGTTTAAAGCTTCCAACCGTAACCCTTTCGGGACCTACAGCCCTAGTCTATTCTTTTGAAGATGCCCTCACCGCCATTAAAGAACTTTTTAAAGCTCAAAAAGAGGGACTAGCGCTAGAAATTAGACAGGCTTTTTTGGAAGGCCGGCTGTTAAACACTGCCGAAGTTGAGCAGGTCTCTAAATTACCCAATCGAGAACAGTTATTGGGGCAAGTATTGAGTGGTTTTAACGCACCGCTGGTGGGGTTTACTGGGTCGCTTGCTGGAGTACAAAGAAAATTCTTGTATGCAATTAATTCGCTAAAGGAGAAAAAAGTTTAA
- a CDS encoding VWA domain-containing protein — translation MDISANTNLPDTLNPSSYSESPQNKKSLLTKYLLFGSFGMLLFVILTGAMFFVIKNNFSSNKRNVLTTPALTYTSNTQSQTPSNPSGTQSNVPSVPTGGVPAGGTPLFGSKVGLIKSAVSTRNLTGMLLQVNQIDICEFPNINIYSTITNKDGETFSDVRQGDFEITVDGKKVENFGFAFVKDENIPLSTTLVLDHSGSMKGDPIVKAKESAIDYIDKLKPVDEVALIQFDTQIELLQRLTQDKEAVKSLINNIVPRSDTALYDVVYFSAENNLGCGRKAVILLTDGRDTASKSYSLDKAMEKANLVNIPIFVVGLKSYQFTPDILQRIAEGTGAQYFEAPTPQDLTAMYQKINDQLRGQYLFILKLDIPKTNSEHRIKISSTVVGSQTTSEKSFIY, via the coding sequence ATGGATATATCGGCCAATACAAACTTGCCAGATACTCTTAACCCATCTTCTTATTCGGAAAGCCCACAAAATAAAAAAAGTCTTCTTACGAAATACTTGCTGTTTGGTTCTTTTGGAATGCTACTTTTTGTTATTCTAACTGGCGCAATGTTTTTTGTTATTAAGAATAACTTTTCTTCCAATAAACGGAACGTTTTAACAACTCCGGCATTAACATATACATCAAATACCCAAAGCCAAACCCCAAGTAACCCTAGCGGAACACAATCCAATGTTCCCAGTGTTCCAACAGGAGGAGTACCCGCTGGCGGGACGCCTTTATTTGGCAGTAAGGTTGGGTTAATAAAATCCGCTGTGTCAACCAGAAATTTGACGGGAATGCTTTTGCAGGTTAATCAGATAGACATTTGCGAATTTCCGAATATCAATATTTATTCCACCATTACGAATAAAGACGGAGAAACTTTTTCTGATGTAAGACAGGGCGATTTTGAAATTACGGTGGATGGAAAAAAAGTTGAAAATTTTGGGTTCGCTTTTGTAAAAGATGAAAACATACCCTTGAGCACCACATTAGTTTTGGACCATTCAGGAAGCATGAAGGGCGATCCTATTGTTAAGGCAAAGGAATCGGCGATAGATTATATTGACAAATTAAAACCGGTAGATGAAGTAGCTTTAATTCAATTTGACACACAGATAGAGCTTTTACAAAGACTTACGCAAGACAAAGAGGCAGTTAAGAGTTTGATTAACAACATCGTTCCGCGAAGCGATACCGCTTTATACGATGTGGTATATTTTTCAGCCGAGAACAATCTTGGGTGCGGCAGGAAGGCGGTTATTCTTCTTACGGACGGTCGTGATACCGCATCCAAAAGCTATAGCTTGGACAAAGCTATGGAGAAAGCAAATTTGGTCAACATTCCAATATTTGTTGTAGGATTAAAAAGTTATCAATTTACGCCGGATATTTTGCAAAGAATTGCGGAAGGAACTGGAGCGCAATACTTTGAAGCTCCCACCCCGCAGGATTTAACCGCAATGTATCAGAAGATTAACGATCAATTGAGAGGGCAATACCTGTTTATACTTAAATTGGATATTCCAAAGACAAACAGCGAACACAGAATAAAGATTTCTTCAACCGTTGTTGGTTCTCAAACTACCAGTGAAAAGAGCTTTATCTATTAG